From a single Poecilia reticulata strain Guanapo linkage group LG2, Guppy_female_1.0+MT, whole genome shotgun sequence genomic region:
- the cd302 gene encoding CD302 antigen, whose product MEPRKKSDRRPQSLFLSCLAFALCVHLRTVSAGDCPADGRTWVPFGDRCYYFVHGEEDKIKSYTFEAARSHCTGFGLLTIHSAEENDFVMSFSPGVWKDGNVNIWLGMKYDTDDDTMKWSNNRSVTFTNWEYNPFPDEFPKGDICVALHSISGRWENVSCQDDVENGVVCETPQKAEKPRPKPSSTVSALVILSVVAIVGVSAVIWFLHQKHSFGSTMITAFEYHPPFRVLDSDQSCLVEAEETDTVP is encoded by the exons ATGGAGCCACGGAAGAAAAGTGACCGTCGTCCCCAGTCGCTGTTTCTCAGCTGCTTGGCTTTCGCTCTGTGTGTTCACTTGAGGACGGTTTCAGCTGGAG actgcCCAGCTGATGGACGCACTTGGGTTCCCTTTGGAGACAGATGTTACTATTTTGTCCATGGAGAAgaagacaaaattaaaagctACACATTTGAAGCAGCACGTTCTCACTGCACAGGATTTG gCCTTTTGACGATCCACAGTGCCgaagaaaatgattttgtcaTGAGTTTTAGTCCCGGAGTGTGGAAAGATGGCAATGTCAACATTTGGCTGGGAATGAAGTATGATACAGACG ATGATACCATGAAGTGGTCAAACAACAGGTCTGTAACCTTCACCAACTGGGAGTACAACCCTTTTCCTGACGAATTCCCAAAGGGGGATATCTGTGTGGCTCTGCACAGCATCTCAGGAAGGTGGGAAAACGTGAGCTGTCAGGATGACGTGGAGAACGGAGTGGTCTGTGAAACACCTCAGA AAGCGGAGAAGCCCAGACCCA aacCCAGTTCGACCGTCTCGGCTCTGGTCATTCTCAGCGTGGTGGCCATCGTGGGAGTCTCTGCTGTGATTTGGTTTCTGCACCAGAAGCACAGCTTCGGTTCAACTATGATCACAGCGTTCGAGTACCACCCCCCGTTCCGAGTCCTGGATTCGGACCAGTCTTGCCTGGTGGAGGCTGAGGAAACTGACACTGTTCCTTAG